catcactaatTGGGGTGAAGGTACAGTGTATCTAGCCGGCTGCTCAGACCAACAGGTCCAGCACAAAtaatccatgtgaacatttggggtggaaaTGTGTCTAAGTTTGcacatttcacatttattttgagTTTCTGCAACTCAGTTTTGCTCACCAAGCACAGGGCCTTTCTTGGTGTGGGCTCACCATGCTGGATAGTCCTGCGCCAGGGTGTCGAGTCACATATTCAATTCCAAAGTAACGAAAGTCTTTGAGAATGTCCATGTTCTTCTATGGAAATGGAACTAGAATCACAGTTCaagaatgacaaaattaaagcctgGGGATAAAGCCCTGGACCTGGAGTTTAGGAACacctgagttgaaatttggcctcaagatacttactagctatggccCCTATGATATTAACCTCTCCCAGCCTCAGGTTTcaaatccataaaatggagataataacagcacctttGTTTCAGAGCTGTTGTGTTATAACATGAGATAATCCTTTATAAAGCACTGCATGGTGAGAGGAAGTGAAATGTAGCAGGAGTTTCCCTAGAGAAGTGAATAGCAAGTTAGCCTTGATATCTGATGTAACTGGGTCCAGGTTTTGATCTCGATTGTGTTCTTTCTATGTGACTCttgtaagtcacttaaactctaaaCAGTCTAAGCCAATGTGAAAAACTCAGAGCCACCCATCTATGGGCcacacattgacttagaaaatcacatctTAATATTATTCATGTTTTATTGTATGTTCACTTTGCTAAAtactttccaattatattttaatctggtctaTTTTACACTCCAGAGATTACCTatgtcttgtatttttattttactaaatactttccaattatattttaatcttgttcAGGTTGCACTCCAGATATTAACTATgtcttattgaatttttattttcttaaatatttctcaaCAGATTCAGTTCTAAACCTTAATTATAAATCAATATAATTCTCAGTATCTGGGAGCTAATCAAATTAGCACGCAGCTAAATGGCGCGTTGGctagacatttgctagctgtgtgaccctgggctttatcctgtttgcctcaagttttttcatctgtatagtTAGCCGGAGAGGGAAATGGATAACTacttagtatctttgccaagataactcCAAATACAGTCACAAAGAATCACATActattaaaatgactgaacaggtTAACATGCGTACTAGCAGATCTCCTAGTTGGATCTCAGGCACCTGATAGGTTCCAGAATCAGTTTTAAAAGATCCCCTAGTGTCTGCCTAAGGGTAACACAAGTCCtctctatatctttttttgtttgtttttttccctgaggctggggttaaatgacttgcccagggtcacacagctaggaagagttaagtgtctgagagcggatttgaactcaggtcctcctgaattcagggctggtgctctatccactgcgccacctagctgctccctcatCTTTTAATGTCAATAAATTAAAGCCAGGTAAATTTCCTATGAATTGTGAGTTGAACTTTTTTCCCTTATTTAGGATGTAATGAGTAAATCTGGGTACAAAGATTTCAGCAGATTCCACTGGCCCCTCTCTGCAGATTATGTTTATGCAGACTCTTTATTTTAACTCATCCCCATCATCCACCTCCTCAAAGATGGGCAGGAGTGAGTTGAAAAAGTGTTTAATTCAGAAAGCCCCCCTTGAATCTTATCTTATatgtcatatatgtgtgtgtgtatgtatatatgtgtgtatatatacatggtttctccaatgttatatattattcacacacataaaacatatcttatgatgaaaaatatatacatatatattttataaacatatatggatataaccttggagaaacacacacacatattaaatcttatataactttggagaaaacacGTCTCTGGACTTCagcttcctcatatataaaatgaaaacatgagACCTGATGCATTCTAAGGCCTCTCTTAGTTTTAATTAATGAGTTCAGGATTCTTTCTGAGACTCTTGGTCACCCTAAGACTGGTCTtactcctttccctttccatttgtACACCAGGAACATACCCTGCAACTTTCTATAAAGATGCTCAATGGGAGCTCTCAAATTTGGCTTTTTAAATGTCATTGGGTCATATAATTTTATTGAGCCAGGAGGCAAGAATGCTTGTTGCAAGAGTTCTGAAGTTCTGGACTTAAAGcaatgtgaccccaggcaagtcatctcatcactttcattttcttcatctgtaaaatggagatagtcaCCCTCATAGTATTAGGTAGCCTGAATGGGTTGACATgcataaagtgctttgccaacTTTGCAGAGTTCACTCACATGGATCTTCTCAGTCTCTTACTGTTGAATGCATCTCATTACAAGATGGCTATGACTGCAGTCACAAACAGAACTCTTGCTCTTCAAATTCTTAGATCTAGCCTTTAGATATACAGGTCAGTTAGGATGTTTTCTACAAATGTTATGATTTGAGGGATTCTGGGAAGGGTCTTTTGCTTCCACATATATCTCTGCCACCCTCAGATCCAAGAGTGGAATTTTCCACATGCTAAATCTCTTAAACTGATCCAATAGGATGCTGGAAACCATCATTAGAAGCTCATTCTAGTGGATTTAGATCTTTGcccagttcttttaaaaatgtaactctCTGACAATTCCCTAGCCTATAACCTACCTGCTGAATGAGTTTATCAGCAGCTTTTTTCTGTGTCAAGATGCTATAGTAATGGTAAGTGGGCACCTGGTGTGAGGCAATAAAAGTAAAACAGGAGGACAGGATGCAGAAAAGGGAAGTGAGAGTGCTCTGAAAAATCTTTGAATCTTAGTCTGAGATTCTTGGATTAATCAGTGTCTAAAAACAGTAACGATTGCACTAGACGAGCATCAAGGATCTCCTAGGGCctattttctgattctattacttGCCATATTTTTGACCAGGGCTAGCATTCATTGCCACCCTTTGTGGGGTTGGGGCAGTGGAGGGAATGATCGTCCCACATATAGCACAGAACATGCTGGGATACTGACTGGGAAGACAGGACATTCCTGGGAAGCAGCAAACGTCTCCCAAGGGGGGTACCAGGAAATGCTTGTGCCATTAGTGGAGTGAAATGCCAGGGGGTCAGAACACTTCCATTTTAAGAGCTCCTCCAAACTTTCCATTGCTTCCAGGGCCAACGCTTACCGCCATGGATGGACTATTTGAAAGACAGCCACATTGCTGATACCTTCTTTCAAAAGGTTTTCTCCACCATAGTGACAGCACACAAGCACCGTGCCTGCTTCAAAGACCagccagaaatattttttaatgcttCCTGAATGCGTATAAAGGGAGTGAAAGCTTCCCTGTGTCAATAGGAAATTCACAACCCTCCCCCATCGAACACTACCCTCTGAGGCCCGTGAGATTTCCTGAAGCTATAAATAACCACCACAGACATATCCACTTTTTACAAGATTTAACTctttaatgtaatataaataagGCGGCATAAAATACCGAGTGCAGACAAAAACTTCAACAACATTCTGCTTTAAAAGCAGCAtttggatacaaaaaaaaaataagattcctTTTGCCCTTTTAGGATttgtcttaaaaataaacaacacaGAGTATATTTCTTAGCAAAACATCTCATggaatcaaaagaggaaaatgaaatgggATTTGGGTTGGGTCTTGGGTTTCAGTTAGTCCCGGATCTCTGTAGTTTCTTCCAAGAGCATCAGATGAGCCCAGAACAGgggtttgaaaagaaaaaggttgTAATAAATAAGGCTGTTTACCACCCATGGTTCAGTGATTGCCACCACCACGTGCCTTAGAGAGTTGGGCCATGGCACCCCATTGAACCCACTCGGGTGATGGGTGCAGTTCTCTTGTGGGAGACCAGAATCAGTGCAGAGAGAAGACTTTTCTCCAGTCTCCCACTTTTACTCAATCATACACCCCTGATAGGCAGGGATGAGTTAGTACCCTGTGTTATCAGTAACCTTCATGGACTAGAAGTtagtttaaatttgttttttaaggaaatttaACTACTCCTTGCCAGAGCCTTTACCTGTCAGGATTTTCTCTCTGATAATTTACCTTTTACTTAGCAAACTGTCAAGAATCCCTGGGAAGAGAGTAGCTTTTATCAAGATTCAGAGAGAGGTAGATGGGGAGATTCTTTTTCTCACACAGAGACAGGGATCCCACCCCTGAAGACCAAAGGATGGGTTATTTGGTAACTCTATTGCTAGGCCAAGGAGGAGGGATAGAAATTGTACCAGGGGGATTGttccattctttcctccctcccctagccCACCCTTTCTTTCTGGCTCCATTTGCATGAAGAAGCTACTGCCAAAGACCAGTAGAAGAATCTTGGGGTGCAAGTGGTGCCATCCACATGAGGCTCTAACGCTGGAGCGCTTCTTTATCTATTCTTTTATGAAGTGCCCATCCTCCATCACCTGTGGTTCAGATCAAACACATTTAGGGCAAAGCTGTTACTACCAGTGTCTCAGCAATGGCTGGTAGCCTGCTGGCTGGGGACCCAGACAGACTCTGCTTTCTGTTTTTTTGAGACATTCTGTGGTTTTGCTTCTGAGTCATTCCCATGGTGAAATACAGGCAGGAATGGATTCTGCAATGCACATTTCTGCATTTTGCAGAAGCCCAGACCTAGAGTTATGTCTTGGCTGACAAGGAGCCTTCGTGAGCTCTTTCAGAGCCCTTCCAGGTGTTTTTCCTGTGAAAACGCCTAAGTTGACAAGCAGTTCCTTTCTGTTGCCCATGGTTCTCTCCATGATCCTTTGACATGTCATCCTGAGTTCTGAGACTTCAGAGTCACAAGAAACAAAGGGCTAGGAAGAGTAGACTCTTGGGCCAAACTATGAGAACAGATGGGTCTTAGCACCAAAAGTGTTGTAGGAGGTGGATGTTTTCTTCATAATCACCATCAGGCTCTGGCGTTCTTGtcgtttttctccttcccctcccatgAGATTTTCCAACATACCCCCCCAATCTCAGCCTCTTCCTGCCCCCTCCCCTTTTGATATTAAGCCAAAATCCACATCCCAACCTCACCTTATATAGACCCCAATATTCTACTGGCAAGAATACCAACTTGTCGGCCACCACAGAAACCAGACGGGGAGAGAAAGGAGTGAGGGGACGGTCAGAACTCACACAGGTGAGCTTTGTGCTCTGAGGAGCTGAGATGTCATGAAACTGGGGCAAGGGAGTTGCTCTGCGGATGCTGGACGAACCTGCCTCATTTCAGATCTATACACTTGCACCAGCATGCCCatcatccttttttgttttttttttcttttctatttttatataaatagtgGCCAAGATGGCTACATAGGATGTAAGGCTGAGTCTGGAAATTCGAACATTAGGACCCTGGAGGTACTTGTAGTGGCAGGAGCCCAAGCCAAGGACCTGGTAAAGTTTTAAGAAAAGCTAGGTGCTTTTTTCAATATCAGCCCTCCTCACTGTTTCCTGAGACTCCCTgctctgctttgtttttttttttttttttttttttttttttttaagcaaagctATTCAAGTAGAGATTGTGAACCtgatgtaaaaaaacaaacaaacaaaaaatgattaCACCCAAGTCAAAAAACTTGGAATTGTTCCTCACTTTCCTGCTGTAGAATACCAACTCCATAGTGgttgggagaaggaaggagaaaggagagaaaaatcaaacagaatttaaaaaggaatgaTTCCTAATAAATGGAACCATCAATCACCAACCAACTAATATGGCTTAAAAGCAGTCGAGTTGTTGCCTTTGGGGGTCCCCAAGTCCTACATTCCCTGCTCCTGGAGGCCACTGGTTTCCTCCAGAGGATGAGCATCAACTCCCGAGAACATCTTTTTGGGTCTGGATTTCCAAGTGATTGTGAAGGCCTGGGACCTGAGAGAGGAATGGTTTACTCCCCCTGACCTTGGCCCTTGCATTCCCGCTGCCTTAGGAGAGGGTCCGCTTCTGGTGTGAGCTCGAGTGGTCAGCAGGAACGTGCAAGGAATACTCACTGATGAGGGTAGAAGCATTCTTCAGCATCTCATAGAAGGAATCTAATGTTTTCTGATAGAGACTTCGCTGAAGGACAAAAGGACAGAAAAGATTTAAGGGCTCTGCCTGCCTGAAGAGCTCAGGGATGCCCATGGTGGCAGGCACCTTCTGGTTGCCCACAAAGAAGTGGTAGAGCTTCTTTTCTAGAAGGCTCTTCTCGAGGAAGCGGAGTAGGTCATTCAGCCGGGATTCCAGGTGCCCGGGCCCCCAGTCGGAAGCTGACCGGGCCAACAGCAGATGAAGCAAAGCTGTCTTTAGGTGGTAGCTGTTGAGAGCACTGACTCCCGTCAGGCGATTTTGCTTTGTTAGCAGAAAGGAGGCGATCTGGAGGCAGCTGAGGTGGCAGGAATTTTCTGGCAGGGCCTTAGTGATCATCTTAAGAAAATGTCTCTCGTAGACAGCAAAGGAGAGGAACCAGTGCGTACTGGAGGCCGGTGCCCCCACGGGACGGCCTCTGGGGAAGTGAGAGACGAAGTAGAGGTCCGAATCCTCGCACTGGACCACCGGGATGAGGTTGAAGGGGATGAACTTCCCCGAGCGAAACTTGATCTTCAGGGATCCTGGGGTATCCAGGTGGCCAAAGGCCAGGTCGAACTCGTACTTGTGGGAGATTTGTTGCCAAGCTCTGGTGAGGGCTGTCTGGAACCACTTCATGACTTGGTCCATATCCAAGAAGGGAGAGTCCTTGAAACACAGCAGGTCTTCCATCTCGCTGCTGGATCCCATCTTGTTCTTACTGTGCAGAAGGCAGAGCAAGTCCTCCCCCAGCTTGGTCTTGCCACAGATGCAGCCCACCGAGTCTTCATTGATCAAGCCCACCTTGATCTGGCCATAACCCTGCAGGTCCAAGGGGACGGACTTGCTGATGCACCAGACCTCTGGGCGGAAGCGATAAGGCTCAGGGGGCGTGAAAGGCACAAAGAGGTCGCACAACAATGGCTTGTCCACCCTCCAGTTCTCATACATGCTACCTACCCCGATGAAATCTTCCACCTCCATGTCCGAGTCCCGGTTACACACACTCCTCAGGGCCTCCAACAGGTCATCCACAAAGCCTTCTACAAACTCTCGGGTCCGGACGGCGTCTCCTGTGGCCCCTCGGATGCATCGCTCATAAAAGTGGGACAGTGTCACCTTATCTGGGAGGGTGATGCCTCGAAAGGTGGTCCTTGGACTGGGAAGGTCATCTTCCTCTCCAGGAGAGTCGGGGGGGATGCCATCCAGGTAGTCCTGCCTCCACAACTCGATCATCAGGAAAACAATCATGCAGAGTGTACTCCATAGGTCCCAGGCCAACCGGCCTTCATTCTGCTGCTGGCCATCCTTAGCATCCTGCTTCAaggcttccttctcttcttccatccTGGCCACCTCCTCCTCCAGCCTCAACTGTTCCAGCTGCATCTTCTCCTGATGCGCCCTCATCTTGTGGATgatttcctcctcattttctgGGATCGTGGCATTCTCCCAAGGAAACAGGATCGGATGATTAATGATGGCAGTGACCACCACCAGGCAGACCCTGAAGATTCCTGCTGTCATGCTGAAAACTTccctaaaaggaaaaagaaaaataaagtgggtGGGAGAGAAGATGAATCTCCAAACAACTTCTGTCATTATTGGGCTGTGGCTGATCAAactcattctcttcccttcttaaaTGCCTCATGAAAAGAGTTCTTTCCccattctcctcctccctcttctcagAACAGTCTTGGTTATTTGCCTACCACCTCCCAGACAAGATAGCACAGGCAGGGTCAGCCTATGATAATTATGAAGTTGTTCAAGTTTGGGGCTCCATAACCCTTCCCCAACAGTTAAGCTGGCTAAGTTCCTTCAGTGACACCCCAAGCCGAAATCAGCTGAAGCCACTCTTTTAAGACAAGGAGAATAAACAGTCCCCTCCCTCCAGTGCATGATGGCACATGCTGGGAGAGGTTTGTTGGTCTTGtgtcattatttcctttttggtgAATTTCCTAATTCACACTCAGGGAGGTTCACGATCTTATGACAAATTATTTGCTGTGGTAGTGATGGGGGAGGCAGAAAAGGTTTTCTGCCTTAGTGACCATCTCTAGAAAGTGTTTTCTTTGGGAGAAAGGCCGCATATTACCCACAATTGGCTGAGTCAGGCCAGCCCCACCTCAGGTATGGTTTGCTAGAGTGCCAGTTGGAGaagtctgaggggaaaaaaaaaaaaaaggaattccctGGGTTTCTGTCGAATTTAGGGCAGGAAAAGAACAACTTTTCAAGATGAATTCTCCAGGGTCCCATTTAGGAGAACACCTGGGAAAAGGATGAGAAAGTAGAGGATCTGGAGGAAGTGGGGGTGAAGTATTGTTCCAAGGGAACAGAGCCAAGCACATGCTCTGTTTTCTCCATCAGAGAAACAACAGTGGAAAGAATTACTGGAGTCAGAGCTGGCAAAAGTGTGAAACCAACCAAGTCTACTGTGGCCCTTGAAATCTCTCTGTTCTTCAACCTGAACATCTTCCTGCAGCCTCTTGGTCTCCCCTCTCTCAAAGCCCTATCAGAAGCTTCTTGACCACTGTTGGTATAAATAGCTGATGATGGATTTAAATGATCTAATGAAGGGCTAACAATCTCTCCCAGAAGGTGAGGTAATTTACTGAAGGATcaaagctttattttattttattcagttaaaagagagtgctagatttggagtgaggaagaccagagttcacaTCTTGTTTCAAACATTTATTGGCTGTATAATCTTGGCTAAGTCACTGATCCACTGcctatctcattttcctcatctgtaaagtgggaataataatagctcctgcctcccagggttgttgtaaagagaaaatgagttaatgtttatataacatttttcaaatcttacgatgctctataaatgctagtaGGATAACAGCATTAATCCTACTATATCATCCTAATTAATGAGGATGATATGAAATCTAAATCATCCCCTACCTCTGACTAGGATACTACCTTTCATAAGGAATCTACATAGAACAGATGGATGATCATCTTATCATTTAGAAAAAAGGATTGTCCATTCTTATAAATAACATTCACAATGAGGAAGTCTTTCTTTCATTTGATGTAACTGGCTTCCAATGCATTCTTTGTTGCCTATCATTGGAAAAGAGTTGTAGTAGCCTCCATTGATTCAGGAAAGTCAATgatcagagacaaaaaaaatggaaaagcataGCATGGCCTCAGTATCCTCCTTTGTTAAATTGGGCCAATATCAGTAGTCCTGATAGAGAGGCAGAGGACCAGGAaagaatactatatatatatatatatatatatatatatatatatatatatatatatatatatatgttatcagATATGAACACTGCAGTAGATATTTGagcttaaattttttattgttgctgttgttgttccaAGGAAGGCTTCAATTTAGGAGTATGTATGTGAAAATTAGATGTAACTGTTTACATCAAAAAGGATCAATAAATTATAGATGAAAATGAGGCTCATAattcctcttgacttcagagggATATTGGGAGGGCCAAATGATATAATTATTTGAGAAAGGATTCTGCAGAGCATAAAGCTCactctatacacatacacaaataactgtcatgtagtagaaagagcactatACTTCTGGAGATTATAAGTGGCTGATTTCTCAGTTTTCCCCTAAAATAAGCCCAATACCATTTATATCAAGTGCGTCAGAGAGGAGTTATAGGAGCAGTACTTATGGCTGACCTTAAAACCCCACGTTGCTATGAGTTGTTACTATGACGTACAAGATGATCTGGGTCCCTCTGAATGGAACACTGCCTACTCTAAGCCCAAACAAAAGGAGGAAGG
The DNA window shown above is from Sminthopsis crassicaudata isolate SCR6 chromosome 2, ASM4859323v1, whole genome shotgun sequence and carries:
- the ITPRIP gene encoding inositol 1,4,5-trisphosphate receptor-interacting protein codes for the protein MTAGIFRVCLVVVTAIINHPILFPWENATIPENEEEIIHKMRAHQEKMQLEQLRLEEEVARMEEEKEALKQDAKDGQQQNEGRLAWDLWSTLCMIVFLMIELWRQDYLDGIPPDSPGEEDDLPSPRTTFRGITLPDKVTLSHFYERCIRGATGDAVRTREFVEGFVDDLLEALRSVCNRDSDMEVEDFIGVGSMYENWRVDKPLLCDLFVPFTPPEPYRFRPEVWCISKSVPLDLQGYGQIKVGLINEDSVGCICGKTKLGEDLLCLLHSKNKMGSSSEMEDLLCFKDSPFLDMDQVMKWFQTALTRAWQQISHKYEFDLAFGHLDTPGSLKIKFRSGKFIPFNLIPVVQCEDSDLYFVSHFPRGRPVGAPASSTHWFLSFAVYERHFLKMITKALPENSCHLSCLQIASFLLTKQNRLTGVSALNSYHLKTALLHLLLARSASDWGPGHLESRLNDLLRFLEKSLLEKKLYHFFVGNQKVPATMGIPELFRQAEPLNLFCPFVLQRSLYQKTLDSFYEMLKNASTLISEYSLHVPADHSSSHQKRTLS